In a single window of the Hoyosella subflava DQS3-9A1 genome:
- a CDS encoding TetR/AcrR family transcriptional regulator, producing MNRSAPGAAGQDLTAKARIRNAALDLYAANGEDGTSLRTVATAAGVTVGLVVHHYGTKDGLREAVERLVVEHFATALASAAVDVPGADIARIRNEAVADMLVGRPEVVNYLRRALLDPSGQRGQLLERLTELTHREVVAMRESGAASKTRADAVQVVDVIVTQLGRLFLQPLVDSMWSHLGTFTHTEGPDKPELSVRVTETVATRRPVRFTL from the coding sequence GTGAATCGCTCCGCACCAGGCGCTGCGGGCCAGGACCTCACTGCCAAGGCGCGCATCCGCAACGCCGCACTGGATCTCTACGCCGCCAACGGCGAGGACGGTACTTCCTTGCGAACCGTGGCAACCGCGGCCGGAGTGACGGTGGGTCTCGTGGTCCATCACTACGGGACAAAGGACGGTCTGCGCGAGGCGGTCGAGCGACTGGTCGTGGAGCATTTCGCTACTGCACTTGCCTCGGCGGCCGTGGACGTCCCAGGCGCCGACATCGCCCGGATCCGCAACGAGGCGGTTGCCGACATGCTGGTCGGGCGTCCCGAGGTGGTGAACTATCTGCGCCGCGCGTTACTAGATCCCAGCGGTCAGCGGGGGCAGTTACTCGAACGGCTCACCGAGCTGACACACCGGGAAGTGGTGGCTATGCGGGAATCTGGTGCGGCGTCCAAGACCCGCGCCGATGCTGTTCAAGTGGTCGACGTCATCGTCACTCAGCTGGGCCGGTTGTTCCTCCAGCCACTCGTGGACTCGATGTGGTCCCATCTTGGGACGTTCACCCACACCGAAGGCCCCGACAAGCCGGAACTGAGTGTTCGGGTCACCGAGACAGTGGCAACCCGTCGCCCGGTCCGGTTTACCCTC